The Demetria terragena DSM 11295 sequence CGGCCCGAAGTGGCGGCGATGTCCACCATCATGTTGCTCCTGACCTTGGTGGCACTTGCCGTGGTGGCGGTGGTCTTGCGCCGATCCGGAGATTCATCAACAGCCATCGTCAAGGCGATGGCGGGGAGTTAGGCATGAAGAGTGCGCTCGAGGGTATTTCCACCCTTCCCTTCTGGCTCGATGACCCGGCGCGGCCGGAGCCGACCCCACCTCTGATCGGCCCCCGTGGCGCCGACCTGGCAATCGTGGGTGGTGGATTCACCGGATTGTGGACCGCGTTGCAGGCCAAAGAAGCCGATCCAGATCGGTCCGTGGTGCTGCTTGAAGCCGAGACCGTCGGATGGGCGGCATCGGGGCGCAATGGCGGCTTCTGCTCAGCCAGCCTCACCCACGGGGCCGACAACGGTGCGGCCCACCTGCCGGGCGAGAACGCGCGCTTGATCGAGTTGGGGTTGGAGAACCTCGATGCCATCGAAGCGAGTGTGGCCCGTTACGACCTCGACTGCGAGTTCGAACGGACTGGCGAAATCACGATCGCGACCGAAGCGTACCAAGTCGAGGACTTGCGCGCTGGGCACGACCCGGCCCACGGGATCTACTGGCTGGACCGGGACGAACTCGCTGCCCGGGTGCGCTCTCCTCAATACCTTGGCGGACTGTGGGACTCACGCGGTAACGCCATGATCAACCCAGCGAAACTCTGTTGGGAGCTCCGCCGAGTCCTCCTCGAGCTCGGCGTCACCGTCCACGAGAACAGCCCGGTGCGTTCGCTGACCGCAGACTCCACGAGCGTCACGCTGAAGACCGATCGCGGTTTGGTCAAAGCGAACCGAGTTGCCTTGGGCACCAACGTTTTTCCGTCACTGCTGCGCCGAACCCGGCTGCACACCGTTCCGGTTTACGACTACGCCCTCATGACTGAGCCCCTGAGCGCCGAGCAGCTCGAAGCGATCGGTTGGCACGGGAGAGAAGGCCTCAACGACAGTGCCAATAGATTCCACTACTTCCGGCTCAGCGCGGACAACCGCATCCTGTGGGGTGGCTGGGACGCCGTCTACCACTTCGGGGGTAAGGTCCAATCCCGCTACGACCAGCGCCAAGAAACCTTCGAGACCCTGTCGCGGCAGTTCTTCGAGACCTTCCCCGACTTGCGCGGGCTGCGGTTTACGCACGCCTGGGGTGGAGCCATCGACACCTGCACCAGGTTTTTCCCGTTTTTCACCACCGCGCACGACGGTCGGGTTGCCTACACCGCCGGATTCACCGGCCTCGGTGTCGGTGCCAGTCGGTTCGCAGGTCGGGTGATGCTCGATCTGCTGTCGGAGACAGACACCGAACTCACCCAGTTGGAGATGGTGCGCTCCAAGCCGCTGCCGTTCCCACCCGAGCCCTTTGCCTGGGCAGGGATCACGGCCACGACCAAAGCCTTGATTGCGGCCGATGAGAACCAGGGTCGGCGCGGTCTGCTGTTGCGGACCTTGGACCGGTTCGGGCTTGGCTTCGACAGCTAACCGCTAGGGCTGGACGTTGGGCGACTGGTCGTTGTTCAACGCGTTGAATAACGCCTTTGCCTTCGGCTCGTCCCAAAACACATAGTTGCCCGTGCGGGACTCAT is a genomic window containing:
- a CDS encoding NAD(P)/FAD-dependent oxidoreductase, with the translated sequence MKSALEGISTLPFWLDDPARPEPTPPLIGPRGADLAIVGGGFTGLWTALQAKEADPDRSVVLLEAETVGWAASGRNGGFCSASLTHGADNGAAHLPGENARLIELGLENLDAIEASVARYDLDCEFERTGEITIATEAYQVEDLRAGHDPAHGIYWLDRDELAARVRSPQYLGGLWDSRGNAMINPAKLCWELRRVLLELGVTVHENSPVRSLTADSTSVTLKTDRGLVKANRVALGTNVFPSLLRRTRLHTVPVYDYALMTEPLSAEQLEAIGWHGREGLNDSANRFHYFRLSADNRILWGGWDAVYHFGGKVQSRYDQRQETFETLSRQFFETFPDLRGLRFTHAWGGAIDTCTRFFPFFTTAHDGRVAYTAGFTGLGVGASRFAGRVMLDLLSETDTELTQLEMVRSKPLPFPPEPFAWAGITATTKALIAADENQGRRGLLLRTLDRFGLGFDS